One window of Peteryoungia desertarenae genomic DNA carries:
- a CDS encoding diacylglycerol kinase: protein MDDMSNGKATPEILAANSIRKEKGIAHLFAATRYSIQGFKRLYQEAAFRHELLAFAVGLALFIFVGADLFEYVIFTILMMLMFCVEALNTAIEELVDRISPEISTVGRNAKDLGSFAVFCLICVNGVFAAYVVFF, encoded by the coding sequence ATGGATGACATGAGCAACGGCAAGGCCACACCAGAAATACTGGCGGCGAATTCGATCCGCAAGGAAAAGGGCATCGCCCATCTTTTTGCGGCCACTCGCTACTCAATCCAGGGATTCAAGCGGCTCTATCAGGAAGCCGCGTTCCGGCACGAGCTCTTGGCCTTTGCCGTCGGACTTGCGCTTTTCATTTTTGTGGGCGCCGATCTTTTCGAATACGTGATCTTCACAATCCTGATGATGCTCATGTTCTGCGTGGAAGCTCTGAATACGGCAATCGAGGAGCTGGTTGATCGCATCTCGCCGGAAATTTCGACAGTGGGGCGCAACGCCAAGGACCTCGGCTCCTTTGCAGTCTTTTGCCTTATCTGCGTGAATGGCGTGTTTGCGGCCTATGTGGTGTTTTTCTGA
- the cobT gene encoding nicotinate-nucleotide--dimethylbenzimidazole phosphoribosyltransferase, with protein sequence MNVTGLPFDDFRKLLAALPGPDTAALVAARDRDRQLTKPPGALGRLEEIAMWLAAWSGRSPAVNRPLVAIFAGNHGVTKHGITPFPSSVTQQMVENFAAGGAAINQICVAYDLGLKIFDLALEYPTGDITCEPALSERDCAATMAFGMEAIAGGTDLLCIGEMGIGNTTIAAAINLALYGGEAEDWVGPGTGSEGEVLERKIAAVKRALEFHKGHLDDPLEVLRRLGGREVAAMAGAILAARMEKIPVLIDGYVATAAAAILKAANPSALDHCLIGHVSAEPGHLRAIERLGKTPLLALGMRLGEGTGAALAAGIVKAAAACHSGMATFEQAGVSNKTHG encoded by the coding sequence ATGAACGTAACCGGCCTGCCATTCGACGATTTCCGGAAGCTGCTTGCTGCGCTGCCCGGGCCGGATACGGCTGCTCTTGTCGCCGCGCGTGACCGTGATCGACAGTTGACGAAGCCTCCAGGTGCCCTTGGGCGGCTTGAAGAGATTGCCATGTGGCTTGCGGCCTGGTCGGGCCGTTCACCTGCGGTCAATCGTCCGCTGGTCGCGATCTTTGCCGGCAATCATGGTGTGACGAAACACGGTATCACGCCGTTTCCATCATCCGTGACACAGCAGATGGTGGAGAATTTCGCCGCAGGCGGAGCGGCCATCAATCAGATCTGCGTTGCTTATGACCTCGGGTTGAAGATTTTCGACCTGGCGTTGGAATATCCGACCGGGGACATCACGTGTGAACCAGCCTTGTCCGAACGAGACTGTGCCGCAACCATGGCCTTCGGCATGGAAGCGATTGCCGGAGGCACTGACCTTCTGTGCATCGGCGAAATGGGGATCGGCAACACGACCATCGCTGCCGCTATCAATCTGGCCCTCTATGGCGGAGAGGCTGAGGATTGGGTGGGGCCAGGGACAGGCTCCGAAGGCGAGGTGCTGGAGCGCAAGATTGCCGCCGTCAAACGTGCGCTGGAGTTCCATAAGGGCCATCTGGACGATCCGCTCGAAGTGTTGAGGCGGCTGGGCGGGCGCGAAGTGGCAGCCATGGCCGGAGCCATTCTCGCGGCGCGGATGGAGAAGATTCCTGTCCTGATCGATGGCTATGTCGCAACCGCCGCCGCTGCCATTCTCAAGGCTGCCAATCCGTCAGCCCTTGATCACTGCCTGATTGGCCATGTGTCTGCCGAGCCTGGTCACTTGCGCGCGATTGAACGTCTGGGCAAGACGCCGCTTCTGGCTCTTGGCATGCGGCTTGGCGAGGGAACCGGGGCAGCGCTTGCCGCCGGTATTGTGAAGGCGGCTGCTGCCTGCCATTCCGGAATGGCGACTTTTGAACAGGCTGGTGTGAGCAACAAGACCCATGGATGA